The Gavia stellata isolate bGavSte3 chromosome 1, bGavSte3.hap2, whole genome shotgun sequence DNA segment ACAAGAGATATGATAAAAGTCGTTACACTGAAGTACGCTGTCTTTATCCTCAAAGAATGGAGTGCTGCAATTTGCTACAAAGTGTGTGGCCCACCTGAGTCAAAATACAACCTCACCTCTATGATGTCTTGCATTGTTTGCTAGATTATATTGTCTATATTCTTAAAAACATGGTAGTGAAGGTTTGACATTTGAAACTATTTTATTGTCATGGCACTAAAACTAGAACAAAGGGGCCATTGAGTTCAGCatgaaggaggagagggaagaaaaggaaaacaaggggCATGTGTTATCAGAGACACTTGCATGCACTTTGTGGCTTGctgagactttaaaaaaatctgtggaacTGTGTTGTCACACAAAGATGTAATGTTTAGTCTTTATTGTATTCTGTCTTCTAAAGCCTATTAAATACGTGTCTCCAGAGGATTCCAATACTTagaaaagcaaaccagaaatgcttcctccctgcagctgcaatgGACTGCtgatttaatgctttttaaaatgatgtGCTGTTATTTGTATAAGGCTGAGTTTATGTGTGGTATGGGAAACCTGAAAATGGTGGATCTGTGGTTACTGGAAATACGGTCTTTTGGAGATTCAGTGTATTATGTTTACTATTTGCTGGATTCTGCTAAATGTCTCATGAGTGCTGTATACAAAGGTGGCAGTCTTCTAATATTTCCCGAGCTTTAGTGGGTCAGATCCGAGAACAGGTAATAGGGGAATGAAGTGATGGTctttccagaaaatatttttcacatctAGGTTTTGCAGTTGTGTCAGgtcaaagaacagaaatatatGATTCCAATGAAGAAGAGGGACAGAAGAGCAAAAGTTGTGCATTAATGAACTTTACACTTCATTGTTGCTATCTGTTGCAGACTAGAGACGGGCAACTAGCCTTTGGATTAGTCACATTATGTCAAGATTAGAATTACCGTTGGGTAATTACACTGAGACTTGTTTTTGGTGTTGTCTGTGTAAGCTGTCTCTATCAATGTGAAACTGCATTTGCATAGTTCATTGCtttgtccattttcttttaaaaccctCTTTGCAGCTTGTCTTTTGCCTTTTAGTCTAATAACTGATCAGGATTGCTCTGCTATTTAGGTGAATTTCAGTATGTGTTTCATGTTATACACTTAGATTTTAGCTCAGAGACCCCAAATGTTCTTAAATCTCTTTGAGCTGTCTGGAGAAACAAGTGAAGAGCAGTTCAAATGTAATCACAAATTAAGAGATCTGAGCATATGTAGAGAAAACGCTAATATGTGCTTTTTAACTGTGTAGTTATGACTACATGAGAATTACCTTCCAGGAGCTAGGAGATGTATCTGGATGGGGAAAAAGACTGCATGAAAACCTGAAATACCTGTCATTACAGACCCTCTGTCAGGCCCTGAtagactttatttttccttcttcagaggGGTTTGGTTTTCCAGACAGGTATGCTGAGCAGTATTTTGCAGGTTccttttcaaatttcttttttcagggtTTCCCTTAAGTTTCTTTTAGCAGAATCAGCATTGCCTTCATTGCTTGGCAGGACTTTCCGTGTTTCTGTCCACCTCCGAGGGACAGAAGATACCAGGCTGTTTAGATCCAGCATGTTGTGTAAGCACCTCCGGTCCCTGTGACTGCTGGACTGTTAAGTTACAAAATCACTCAGTGTTCAAGGGCACGTCACTGGAGCAAATTCAACTTTGATCCTTGTAAAAATCTGATTTCACACTGTGACAGGGTGACAGGTATGTCTGCACAAATTGTCAGGGACTGTCAAATTACACATGGATTTGCAGTGTAATCTGATAGTGGTGAAAGCCCATGTAATTTTGGATTGCAGAAATTAGGAACATTTTGGAGAAAGGGAAGCCATTATTTCCTGTCACATATACCTTGAAATATTACAGTCTGTTCTGCAAACCAGGCTGGTAAATCACAGGCTAATGAAAGGGAGAGTAAGCAAGGACTAGATGGGATATATTGACTTTCAAGGAGACATCTGCAAATTTAGTTTGAAAGTGTAGCCTTTAAAAGAGGATACAACCTTGCAGTTATTCAAAGAAGAAATTAGTTTTATGGGGAGTTGTAGGTGGGAGCAATGAAATGAATTGCAGAAAAGGTAGAGATATATACCTGAAAAATTATAGGAACAGTAAGTGTTATTATGCTGTTGAATCTTAAATTGGAAGGTGTAGCAGACGTTATTTGAAGCACATAAACTGGTCTGGACACACCATTTGGTGATATATGGTTCTGTCCTtctgggggaaagaaaattttctacagtttctgtttctcacatAGTTTCCTGTACTTGATAGGATGAGGTCTAATAACTGAAATAAGCTGATAGCACCAATTAAGAAGTGCCAACTTTTGAATAAGTCCCTGGCTAAATTGGACGAAGCTTTACAGAATTAGTTTAGGAGAGATCTGTATGTTACGTTTATTTATGAAGGGATACTGAAACAAGTTAGAAGTTGAACACATTTGTAGGTAATATGTAAGTTGCATTTTGAAAGTGTGGTTGAAATAACGCCTGAAAACACTGTACTAATGAATCAAATTGTCTGATAGTTGGAAGGGTAGAGACATGTTGATTGTGTCCGGAGTCTCTGATTTGTATGGTAGGTGTTCCAATTCCGAACATCTAGTAAAGGAAAGACAGTAACTATAGAAAGAATTTTCGTGGTAGGTGGCTGCAATAttgaaggagaagatgaaagCTGGGATTTTGGCACCGGTGCTGGTTTTTACGTGGATGCCACTGAAGATCCTTGGAAAACAAACTATAGGATGTATTCCTACATAAAAGATGAGGTAACTTTACTGCTGGGTTCAGTCATGCTCTCTGTTCCTAGCACCAAAGCTTGTTTGATAGTCTATGGATGATTGGTTGTTTTCTTGCTCTCCTCTTTTataaaaatgatttattgtttctttttttaatctttggtTATTTCAGTGATTGAATTTACACAGTTGTTAGGCCCTTCGTCCCCAAACAGTTACCGTTGTAGAACTGAGGAGGGAGAGAACTTCAGCACAGAGGTGATAACACCTGGCTGGGCCTGAGCAGGAACTCCTTGAGTCTGCTTTCCTGCTGGAGATGCCACAGGGTTGGCCTACACTTCTAATCTTGATTCATTAATTGTTCAATCTCTGGTCTTACAaaatctctgctctgctgcttctgaagcaACCCACCGCATTTCACTGCACCAGTACTTCAGTTGTATTGCTCATTTAGACTGTTTTCACTATCTGTCTTGGGAGGGTGGGGTGGTggctttgcttttgatttttctttaactggGTGTAAAAGGAAATCCTTGAAATATATATTAGAAAGGTCGGTGTCCAATTTGCCAGTCAGGTCACTTACAGGAGCACATATTTATGTATCTATTAAAATGAGACTATGTTTATTAGGAAATTCCTGTATCTTGTGTTACAGGGTTATGATGGATTACTACAGAGATACTTTGAGTTACTTATTATCAGTTGAATTGTTTCCTTTTGATTTTCGAGTCCCCTTCAAATTGCTTTCAGGCTGTGATCACAAATGTCAGGCTAGAACCAAAGATGTGCCTTTGGTTTCAGTGGCTTCCTGGCATTAAGTTCTTTGTGTTAGttatttgtgtgctttttttcctaagcataTTCAAGttgctttaatgtttttatgacactgtttttcctttacagCTGCCTAAACTAATAAATGCCAATTTTCCAACCGACCCTGAACGGATGTCTATTTTTGGGCATTCTATGGGGGGTCATGGAGCTCTTATTCTTGCTCTGAAGAATCCTGGAAAGTACAAAGTAAGATATAATTAGGTTATATGATGTATACTAAGGCTTATACAGATGTCTAtaaaagtgaagaaagaaaacataataaCAAGTTCTGTTATAGCATTAAATGTATAAATAGTTTTAGTGGTAGCAGTTCATTGATACCTAGTATTAGAATATGGCAAATTGCCAGAAGCACCACTGTGGAATGTGAGtatcagtgagaaaaaaaaaatctgcagattttaaaatttaagaaaggTTCAGATTCTTTTGGATGACGCTACAGCTCTTCCAAGCCAATTGTTATATTTAAATGTTAACAGGGTCCTTCTAGATCTGTAGTTGTGTGATTTGCTATAGCTTTTCAAATCTTGTCTTGTTCATTTTGGAGCTTTTATTACCAGCAAACCTTTTCGTCACCATTATATGTGTGTTTGCTTAGAATTTACTATGGAGTCTATTAACTCCAACCGATAGCAAGTGTAATTGTAAGAACCTGAACTTCACACGGAATAGTACCTGGAGGACATCCCCCcacctttttccccccctggAGATTTGCATGTCAGCTTTCCTAAAGATTTTTGGAGTATTCGAGGTACCTGAAGTTGTgttcatttgtattttacttgAACCTAAATCAAACATGCTGGAACTGATTTGCCTTTCCTTTATACTCATGAGGGTTGAGAGAAATTTTGTTGTTCTCTTTGGCGATACACTTgtgtaaaatgcatttctgaaggAGAATCAGGCATTGGTGTTTGAGAGATGAGGGGCTCTGCTTTTGTGGATCAGTCCTTTCATGGACTGTCCTGGCCCTGCACTTTGTGGTCAGCTGCTGCAAAAATGGAActgcatttttgaaaatagCATAACATTTGCTCAGTGTCATTAGCTTGGCATTGTAAGAGAGTTGAATGTAAgacaaagctttatttttatctctcCTTTTTATCTTTTGGAGCCAGTAGTtcagaaatttccattttcactgtTGGCACTTAACTATTAATTGTATTATCTAAAAGAATTAAacattaaattgaaaaaaacccaaaatccaGGAGAACTGGCAGTGGCTCAGATGGTTTGTTGCTATTTCTTGCAAGACATAAGAGCGGTAATGTTGATGTCCCAGGGCCAAATCCAAACGAAAAATGTAAGAATAGGGCTTGGACTTCTGACACCAGTACCTGGAGTTGTGATCTGAAATGCGCTTTTCTTGACCCCTGATCCTGGAGGTACCTAAATTCATGAAACACTGTTGCATGCTTAGACTGGCTGAGCAGCTCCATGCCAAAATCCAGTGGGAGGTGAAATGGTCCCACACTCTGACCATGCTGACCCAACAGTAGACTTGAGATCCTTCTCTGCTGCTTAAGGGAATTCAAGCCAACATCTCCCAACAAGGAAAGGAACAGGGCATCTAGCCCTGCCTTTTGAAGCTTGGCTGTTgtgcaaaaaggaaagcaaaactgtgGGGCTAGAAAGAACAAGTAAGAGGAAAGTAGGATAATGGTTAGGGCACGTAGCTCAGAGGGTTGGTGGGGGAGTCCTGGGTTCTGGCAGTaacttcaaaacaatttttgaaaAGGCTTTTAGTTTTCTTGTTAGTtagcagaaattacttttctcaattcatacttttttttcacaCTTTCTTTCTGAACAGTCTGTATCGGCATTTGCTCCTATCTGCAACCCAATTCAGTGTCAGTGGGGGAAGAAAGCCCTTGGTGGATATCTGGGATCCGATGTCAGCAAATGGGAGGTACGTGTTGCAACTTGTAGTCCTTCAATAACGCATGAATGAGTGATTTGTAGATAGATCACAGCAGGAGTCCAGAGCAAAACTCTGGGGTGCCCCTGGGCTGGTTCTGCTGTTTTACTACGCCCTTAAGCATGGGTAAGTGTTGTATGTTTCTGGTGGCTGTGACTTGCTGTTGCCTGATGGTGCTTATAACAAATTTAATGAGATAGAAGGCTCTCATCAAATTGACTAAATTCCTCCCTGTTTTATGAAGATCTTAAAATCTGGGCTAAAAAGAATTATGAGCAGTCTGAGACTTTCTCTAACACATGGAAGCAGTGAGAAGTTTAAAAGAGAGTTAGGCTGTGGCCTGTTTCTCAAAAACTCAGTTCTCAATGTacaaaacatctgttttttgtAGTATCCTGAAAAGAGAGACTGCTTCAAACTGTTCAGAGACTGATGAGCCTCATGGTATCTGCAGGGGCAGCCTTTTGGAGGCAACCCGCTGGATACTTGGAAATTGGTATCCCCGTAGATTAAAACAGACTAAGTTAGGTCTTAGCTCCAGGGCCCTAATTTTGAAATATAAGTAGTCGTATATGAATTGCTAAGATACAAACATGTTTGTGTGCATGTTGCTGCATTATTTGGGCAGCCCTTCAGTATTTTTGATCTCAGCATAAACATTGCACTGTATCCCTAGAATTAAGTTAGAAGGGATCATCGTGACCAGGTACTCTGATTTCCTTGTAAATAAACACAAGCTGCAGTTAAATCCCTTGTAAATTGGATTAAATTATCTCTTAGGAAGACATCCAGGTCTGATTAAAACACTACAGGAATGGAGAGCACTAGCTGCTTTCACAATTGTTAATAGAGTAGTTTGTATATTTAACAATCACCAGTTAAATCTGCTTACGCTTAAcataataaatttattttgcaaaaataacatGTTTTCTGGCCCCCTAACTTGCTTTGCAGCTCTTCTGTAAACCCAGTCCAGTAGATCAACACCAGGCATCAAGAATAGACTGAGACCTGCCTTTGGCGCAGATTTTACCAGCggtgttcctcagggttcaattctagggccagtcctgttcaatatattcatcaacgatctggatgcaggagttgaatgcaccattagcaagttcGCTGATGATACCAAagtgggaggtgctgttgactctcttgagggacaagatgccttgcagagagatctagatagattggagcactGGGCTATGATGAATGGGATGAAATTTGACAAGTcaaaatgccagattctgcacctaggaCAGAATAATGCCGGGCAgaagtataaattgggagaggagtgacTGGAGAGCAgtcctgcagaaagggatctgggggtgctggtcgacagcaggctcaatatgagtcagcagcgtgccctggcagccaagagggcaaaccgcatcctggggtgcatcaaacactttataaccagctggtcaaaagaggtgattatcccactgtattcagcattggtgGGGCCACGCCCAGAGTAATGGGTGCAGTTCTGGGCaccacaatttaagaaggatgtggaGGTCCTTGAACGtatccagaggagggcaacaaagctggtgaaagggctggaagtaATGTCCTATGCGGAGTGGCtgaggactttgggcttgtctagtttggagaaaaggaggctgaggggcaaccttattgctctctacagcctcctgaggaggggaagtggagagagaggtgctgatttcttcttctgatatccagtgacaggatgtgtgggaatggttcaaagctgcaccaggggaggtttagactggacattaggaagcatttctttaccgagagggtggtcaaactttggaacaggcttcctagagaggtggtcgatgccccaagcctgtcagtgtttaagaggcatttgcaTGATGCCCTTAATAATACGTGTTAGTttttggtcaggcagttggactagatgatcattgtaggtcccttccaactgaaattgTCTAGTCTGTTCTATTCTATATATAACCTCTGATCTCcatctttctgttaaaaattgCCATGTGTTACACCAGTGTTTTGACCTTTAGCTGCCAAAATAGTTACATCAAGATACCAAGTTATTTTGGCAGGATCTAGTATCTGTACAAGTATGTGAATCAGTACTAGATTATACTGCTGTTCTTCAATTCTGTATGAATTTAGCCCCCGGCTGGATGTTCTGTTTAGTCCAAAAATGATGTCAAACTGCCAACTTGGTAATTACTTAGATCATAGCATTTGCCCTTTATGAAACATGGGTATAACTTTTTAGTTGTCTGGAATTGCCccagctttttgcttttccaaagtGTAATTTGGTGTCCTGATCAGTATCACCCAGTAGTCTATATATGCCATTCTTTTCTTGCAGTCAGCAAATTTGACCCAGTCTAGCGTGTGTAACTGAatgttgtttctcttttattccTGCAGGCATACGATGCTACACAGCTTGTGAAGTCCTATCCAGACTCTCACCTGGACATCTTGATTGATCAGGGCAAAGATGACCAGTTTTTATCAGCAGGCCAGTTACTGCCTGATAACTTCATCGCTGCAtgcacagagcagaaaatcCCAGTGGTCTTTAGACTGCAGCAGGCAAGTTGCTTCTGCAGTCCTTGATCGTTGGGTTGTTGCTTTGTGATTTTGGGGTTTATGTAACATGTAGCAAAGAGGGTGTCTTTTCACTAGGCATGCTTTTACTTACCTGCAAGTCTGTCCCTGGCCAagtgaggaagaggatgagaGTTCACATTTTCCTTAACGTCAGCCATCAAGGAGATCAGATTCAGCTGCATTTCACCAGTAGCAGCGGTCATGATTTTAGTTTCAACAAGCCAATCCATTGATGGTAACTCAAGCTGCCAGTGGTTGGCTGAAGAAGCAGcattaatgatttttaataagTATCACAGTCACTGTACAGGCAGTGACAGATgttggaaaaggacctgggggtgttggtcaacagccggctgaatatgagccagcagtgtgcccaggtggccaagaaggccaacggcatcctggcctgtatcagaaatagtgtgaccagcaggagcagggaggtgatcgtgcccctgtacttggcgctggtgaggccgcacctcgaatcctgtgttcagttttgggcccctcactacaagaaggacattgaggtgctggagcgtgtccagagaagggcgacgaagctggtgaggggtctggagcacaagtcttatgaggagcggctgagggaactgcggttgtttagcctggagaaaaggaagctgacgggagaccttattgctctctacaactacctgaaaggaggttgtagtgaggtgggtgttggtctcttttcccaggtaacaagtgataggacaagaggaaacagcctcaagttgtgccaggggaggtttagattggatattgggaaaaacttcttcactgaaagggttgtcagacattggaacaggctgcccagggaggtggctgggtcaccatccctggaggtatttaaaagacgtgtagatgtggcagtgatggacttggcagtgtggtgttgatggttggacttgatgatcttaaaggtcttttgcaatctaaacgattctatgattctatgtacTTTTGCTGGATTCCTTATGTGTACTGTGGGTATTGTCTTCAGCATAAAACTTTGTGATTTAGTTTGCTTGTGTTTGTGTGAATCTGGAAAAGTGTGGAATTGCTTGAAATCCTAGATTCATTTAAACACCCAGGTGGAAAGCTTGCTCTTTCCTATAGTGCAGCAACCTGGAACAGCACTGTCCTGAGAGCACTGGAGTCTTTGTCACTGACAACTTCACGCCAGACCCAGTGAGGGACCCAGCTGTGGAGAATGAGGGATTGTCCTCTCTGATTTATCATAAGCTCTGCACCAAAAGATATAGTTAATGCTGACAAAGTGGAGTTGTTCAGAGGTTTACATGTCATTTTAGCATAGTGCTGGAGCAGTGATTCAGTCCTGGGCTGTGTTCTGCTTATACCTGTGTTTTACCGGTAAGGCAATGCCAGTGAGGGGAACTGTTCTCTCAAATTGCATCTTGCTCTACACTTGCTGTTACCATCTCTAACTTGCATGCCCAGATCAGGGCAGGTTAAGGTACATTCTGTTTGTTTAGCTTCCTAGTGTTCATATATACTTAACCTGTTAGTTAGGTATCCTTTACAGTTTTTATATGTAATACAGGTATCTTTGATTTCTTAAAGCAGATCAAACCAGAAGTCATTAACTTTCCTAGAAGTGAGCTTAGCATGATTGCTTTGTCATGAACTACATGTATTTGCTGATTTCTTGTTGTTACTGTTCTTTCCTAGGGTTACGATCACagctattttttcattgctacATTTATTAATGACCACATCAAGCACCATGCAAAATACCTCAATGCTTGAACCATTTGGATGGGAGCATCGTCTGTCCAATATGAATCAAGGGATAGAGGTGAACTAAACAAAAATCATTTGCTGAAGTAGTATCTGTAAAATGGAGCTCTTCTGATTGTACtgctaagaaaaaataaaagtcccACTTAATTTGATGTGTGTGCTTTAGAGTAAGTATTTTGAATGTTCTTGCATGCTTTGAAAACTCTCCACACCATGAAGGTGCATGCTGCATTCCAAGTCAAAATGGAAACCAGCAGATGAGTTAGTTTCAGACTATGAATGTGGGTATGTACTTGGGACCTCAAGACAGTTTCTAGTGCAACTCTGTGGAGATGATGAATAACAACAGCATGCCTCATCAGCTAATTAAATACCAGGGTTCACGTCATCATTTAATGCTGAAGGAAGTTGTTAGTGGCACAACCAATGAAGCTACTTAATTAATCTAAAGTGTTTGGGGTATTTTTCCTTGTCCTGTCTAAATACATTCTAAGGACAAAGTCTGGTGGAGAATACAGACAGAAGCTTGTGCAGAGTGGTTTACTGTCCTGTGCGTTGTTAACATCAAACAAATAATCTGAAGAGTATTTATTTCGCGGATGATACTTAAAGAAAAGACCTCTTGCAAACCATGTGAAGAAAGCAGTCTGTAGTAAAggagggtgtttttttttctccacttgcctttgttgctgAGTGTGAAAGGTTTATGGTGTGTTTCTGGGTTTCTTAGACTTCACAGGACTGAGAGGAAACTGATAAATAGATCTGAAAAAAGCAGTCCGTATCTATAGATGACCTGatctgtggaaagggacctgggagtcctggtggacaacaggatgaccatgagccagcaatgtgcccttgtggccaagaaggccaatggcatcctggggtgcatcaagaaaACTGTGGCTaacaggtcgagggaggttatcctccccctctactctgccctggggaggccgcatctggagtacctgtgtccaggtctgggctccccaggtcaagaaggacagggaactgctggggagggtacagcaaagggttATGAAGATCATTAGGGGACTGGAatatctttcttatgaggaaaggctgagggacttgggtctttagtctggagaagagaagacagaggggggatcttattaatgcttataaatacttaaggggtgggtgccaggaggatggggccagtcttttttcagtggtgcccactgACATGATAAGAGGTAgcaggcacaaacttggtcataggaagttccacctaaacatgaggaggaacttctttacttcaagggtggcagagcactggaacaggctgcccagagaggttgtggagtctccttctctggagatattcaaaactcgcctgcTGCCTTGTGTGGGGCAGGAATGCAGATTGTTCCAGTGAGCTGTTTATCTTATGTTCAAGCAATCACTTGTAAACTCTGCTTTCCCATGGTGCGGCTGAACCTGCATCATTGCTCAAACCTTGACTCACTCTTGCCAGAGGAAATATTAAGAGTATATGTAGGAGCGGTTTGCTTTTGTAAGCCATGCT contains these protein-coding regions:
- the ESD gene encoding S-formylglutathione hydrolase, with the protein product MALKQVSSNKCFEGFQKVFEHDSAELKCKMKFGIYLPPKAETRKCPVLYWLSGLTCTEQNFITKAGFHQAAAEHGLIVVAPDTSPRGCNIEGEDESWDFGTGAGFYVDATEDPWKTNYRMYSYIKDELPKLINANFPTDPERMSIFGHSMGGHGALILALKNPGKYKSVSAFAPICNPIQCQWGKKALGGYLGSDVSKWEAYDATQLVKSYPDSHLDILIDQGKDDQFLSAGQLLPDNFIAACTEQKIPVVFRLQQGYDHSYFFIATFINDHIKHHAKYLNA